A stretch of Nonomuraea africana DNA encodes these proteins:
- a CDS encoding carbohydrate ABC transporter permease gives MSATRAGRGYWLYLAPSAVLILAVIVVPFGMNVAASFTRWSGVGAPRWIGLDNYARLLRDERFWQSFQHNVALIVAMAIVPTLLGLVLAAALFTLRGRRLPSVLRAAYYLPQVLPVAVAGVVWGWLLNPSYGPLGARNWLGDPDYALATVMAIMVWFQLGYPVVIFMAGLQRVDPALYEAAALDGASWWRRFWHVTVPQIRPEIFVVLLTCTIAALKVFGPIYVLTRGGPGNATMVPSYFSYLNFFERLNVGYGSAIATVLAVVILLVTVAFLRVQERA, from the coding sequence ATGTCGGCGACTAGGGCGGGCAGGGGCTACTGGCTCTACCTGGCGCCCAGCGCGGTGCTGATCCTCGCCGTCATCGTCGTGCCGTTCGGCATGAACGTGGCGGCGAGCTTCACCCGCTGGTCGGGGGTGGGGGCGCCGCGCTGGATCGGCCTGGACAACTACGCGCGGCTGCTGCGCGACGAGCGGTTCTGGCAGTCCTTCCAGCACAACGTGGCGCTGATCGTCGCCATGGCGATCGTGCCGACGCTGCTCGGCCTGGTGCTGGCCGCCGCGCTGTTCACCCTGCGCGGCAGGCGGCTGCCCAGCGTGCTGCGCGCCGCCTACTACCTGCCACAGGTGCTGCCGGTGGCGGTCGCGGGCGTGGTCTGGGGCTGGCTGCTCAACCCGTCGTACGGCCCGCTCGGCGCCCGCAACTGGCTGGGCGACCCCGACTACGCGCTGGCCACGGTCATGGCGATCATGGTGTGGTTCCAGCTCGGCTACCCCGTCGTCATCTTCATGGCCGGGCTCCAGCGCGTCGATCCCGCCCTGTACGAGGCGGCCGCGCTCGACGGCGCCTCCTGGTGGCGCAGGTTCTGGCACGTCACGGTCCCGCAGATTCGGCCCGAGATCTTCGTCGTGCTGCTGACCTGCACGATCGCCGCGCTGAAGGTATTCGGCCCGATCTACGTGCTGACCCGCGGCGGCCCCGGCAACGCGACGATGGTGCCCTCCTACTTCTCCTACCTCAACTTCTTCGAACGCCTCAACGTCGGGTACGGCTCGGCGATCGCCACGGTGCTCGCCGTGGTCATCCTGCTGGTGACGGTCGCCTTCCTGCGCGTGCAGGAGCGGGCATGA
- a CDS encoding carbohydrate ABC transporter permease: MRRGALPAALAVLALTMVAPFGIVALNAVKSRRDYTANGPFSLPDGLSFEALADFWVRVDYGQKLANSLVISGSVAVLAVLLSVLNAYAIGIGRVRGRMWVLVLFLAANTLPQEALVYPLYYLAKATGLYDTRLAVIIIFTVIQSAFGTYLLSAVLGQFPREILDAAHIDGAGRFRALWSVVVPISRPTLSVLLIFFFIWTWNEFFLPLIFLVSNDNQTVPVVLGLLQGEKMMDATMSSAAALLGIVPAVAFFLIFQRTLTRGVTVGAIK, translated from the coding sequence ATGAGAAGGGGCGCCCTGCCGGCCGCGCTCGCCGTGCTGGCCCTGACGATGGTCGCGCCGTTCGGCATCGTCGCGCTGAACGCGGTCAAGTCGAGGCGGGACTACACCGCCAACGGCCCCTTCTCCCTGCCTGACGGGCTCTCCTTCGAGGCGCTCGCCGACTTCTGGGTCCGGGTCGACTACGGTCAGAAGCTCGCCAACAGCCTGGTCATCAGCGGCAGCGTCGCGGTGCTCGCGGTGCTGCTGTCGGTGCTGAACGCCTACGCGATCGGCATCGGCAGGGTCCGCGGCCGGATGTGGGTGCTGGTGCTGTTCCTCGCGGCCAACACGCTGCCGCAGGAGGCGCTGGTCTATCCGCTCTACTACCTGGCCAAGGCGACGGGCCTCTACGACACCAGGCTGGCCGTGATCATCATCTTCACGGTGATCCAGTCGGCCTTCGGCACCTATCTGCTCAGCGCCGTCCTCGGCCAGTTCCCGAGGGAGATCCTCGACGCCGCCCACATCGACGGCGCGGGACGCTTCAGAGCGCTGTGGTCGGTGGTGGTGCCGATCAGCCGTCCGACGCTGAGCGTCCTGCTGATCTTCTTCTTCATCTGGACGTGGAACGAGTTCTTCCTGCCCCTGATCTTCCTGGTCTCCAACGACAACCAGACCGTGCCCGTCGTCCTCGGCCTGCTCCAGGGCGAGAAGATGATGGACGCGACGATGTCCAGCGCCGCCGCGCTGCTCGGCATCGTCCCCGCGGTCGCCTTCTTCCTCATCTTCCAGCGGACCCTCACCCGCGGCGTCACCGTAGGAGCCATAAAGTGA
- a CDS encoding glycoside hydrolase family 3 protein, producing the protein MSLSAFTSDPPVYQDPSRPLAERVEDLLGRLTPDEKISLLHQSQEAIPRLGLPYHKNGTEALHGVGWSNDHGDEWKQKFASGTIFPQAVGLASTWNPELIRQVGTATGDEVRGYAAENPELWGTQVWAPVVNLLRDPRWGRNEEGYSEDPLLTGAISTAYGKGLSGDDPVYLKTAPVLKHYLANNNEYRRSLTSSNLPPRVKHEYDEAAFRPAISADAATGVMGAYNLVNGRPNTVNPDQDEVVRTWTDKVLYNVSDAWAPQALYQVENYYPDEPTSYAATLRAGQDSFTVDGMNTAPMTASIKTALERGLITQADIDTAVRHVLSIRIRLGHADPGGGPYAKITKEVVDSPAHRALNRRTAAEALVLLRNDGRLPLDQGRTRSVAVVGPLQDKLYRDWYGGALPYQVTPKRGLAERAAVTGHDALDRVALRHTATGKYVTAPADLTQAVTVGPDRTAAAQWDLTDWTGGVSTLRNAAGGKLLTGNWGTFLANSDDPDGWFVQQQFRFEKQGDGSYLIQYVGYEVNEGWWSIPEHYVTVRADGTLAMGAKADAARFTMEVVTDGVKQAVEAAKGADAAVVVVGSHPFVAGRESHDRADLTLGASQLRLIEAVQQANPNTVVVLETGYPVTVEAKALLWTTHAGPETGHAVADAIFGAVNPGGRLTQTWYRSGDLPDILDYDITKTGMTYLYHRGDPLYAFGHGLSYTTFGYQGLKVTKDGQVSVKVTNTGSRAGDEVVQLYTHQQRSRVVQPVKQLRGFQRISLRPGETREVRFTLKKADLALWDVTRGRWTVETATHDVLVGGSSSAIRQRATLQVEGERIPPRELSKPTRAIDFDDYQGVELVDFSKERGEAVGGAAGDWLAFRDARLGGAFTAEVASVTGGSIEVRLGSPSGRLLGTLEAPATGDVYTYATAMTPITPVRGVHDVYLVFTGDIRVGTFRLA; encoded by the coding sequence GTGTCGTTATCGGCCTTCACGAGCGACCCGCCCGTCTACCAGGACCCGTCCAGGCCACTGGCCGAGCGGGTGGAGGACCTGCTCGGCAGGCTCACGCCCGACGAGAAGATCTCACTGCTGCACCAGTCGCAGGAGGCGATACCGCGCCTCGGCCTGCCGTACCACAAGAACGGGACCGAGGCCCTGCACGGCGTGGGCTGGTCGAACGACCACGGTGACGAGTGGAAGCAGAAGTTCGCCAGCGGCACGATCTTCCCGCAGGCCGTCGGCCTGGCCTCCACCTGGAACCCCGAGCTGATCAGGCAGGTCGGGACGGCCACCGGCGACGAGGTGCGCGGTTACGCGGCGGAGAACCCCGAGCTGTGGGGCACGCAGGTGTGGGCGCCGGTCGTCAACCTGCTGCGCGACCCGCGATGGGGGCGCAACGAGGAGGGCTACTCCGAGGACCCGCTGCTGACCGGCGCGATCTCGACCGCGTACGGCAAGGGCCTGTCGGGCGACGACCCGGTGTACCTGAAGACGGCTCCCGTGCTCAAGCACTACCTGGCCAACAACAACGAGTACCGGCGCTCCCTGACCTCCTCCAACCTGCCGCCCCGGGTCAAGCACGAGTACGACGAGGCCGCCTTCCGGCCCGCGATCAGCGCCGACGCCGCGACGGGGGTGATGGGCGCCTACAACCTGGTCAACGGCCGTCCCAACACCGTCAACCCGGACCAGGACGAGGTCGTGCGGACCTGGACCGACAAGGTGCTCTACAACGTCAGCGATGCGTGGGCGCCCCAGGCCCTCTACCAGGTCGAGAACTACTACCCGGACGAGCCGACGTCCTACGCCGCCACGCTCAGGGCCGGTCAGGACAGCTTCACCGTCGACGGCATGAACACCGCCCCGATGACCGCCTCCATCAAGACCGCGCTGGAGCGCGGCCTGATCACGCAGGCCGACATCGACACCGCGGTCCGGCACGTGCTGTCGATCAGGATCAGGCTCGGCCACGCCGACCCGGGCGGCGGGCCGTACGCGAAGATCACCAAGGAGGTCGTGGACTCGCCCGCGCACCGGGCGCTCAACCGGCGCACCGCCGCGGAGGCCCTGGTGCTGCTGCGCAACGACGGCAGGCTGCCGCTCGACCAGGGCCGCACCAGGTCGGTCGCCGTGGTCGGGCCGCTGCAGGACAAGCTCTACCGCGACTGGTACGGCGGCGCGCTGCCGTACCAGGTGACCCCGAAGCGGGGCCTGGCCGAGCGAGCGGCGGTGACCGGCCACGACGCGCTGGACCGCGTCGCGCTCAGGCACACCGCCACGGGCAAGTACGTCACCGCTCCCGCGGACCTCACGCAGGCCGTCACGGTGGGGCCCGACCGGACGGCCGCCGCGCAGTGGGACCTGACCGACTGGACGGGCGGCGTCTCCACGCTGCGCAACGCCGCCGGCGGCAAGCTGCTCACCGGCAACTGGGGCACCTTCCTGGCCAACTCCGACGACCCGGACGGCTGGTTCGTCCAGCAGCAGTTCCGCTTCGAGAAGCAGGGTGACGGCTCCTATCTGATCCAGTACGTGGGCTACGAGGTCAACGAGGGCTGGTGGTCGATCCCCGAGCACTACGTCACGGTCCGCGCGGACGGCACGCTGGCGATGGGCGCGAAGGCCGACGCGGCCCGCTTCACCATGGAGGTCGTCACCGACGGCGTGAAGCAGGCCGTCGAGGCGGCCAAGGGCGCGGACGCGGCGGTCGTCGTGGTGGGCAGCCATCCGTTCGTGGCCGGGCGTGAGAGCCACGACCGGGCCGACCTGACCCTCGGCGCCTCCCAGTTGCGGCTGATCGAGGCCGTGCAGCAGGCCAACCCGAACACGGTCGTGGTGCTGGAGACCGGCTATCCGGTGACGGTCGAGGCCAAGGCGCTGCTGTGGACCACGCACGCGGGCCCCGAGACGGGACACGCGGTGGCCGACGCGATCTTCGGCGCGGTCAACCCCGGCGGACGGCTCACCCAGACGTGGTACCGCTCGGGCGACCTGCCCGACATCCTCGACTACGACATCACCAAGACCGGGATGACCTACCTCTACCACCGGGGCGATCCGCTCTACGCCTTCGGCCACGGCCTGTCCTACACGACGTTCGGCTACCAGGGGCTGAAGGTCACCAAGGACGGGCAGGTCAGCGTCAAGGTCACCAACACGGGGTCGCGGGCGGGCGACGAGGTCGTCCAGCTCTACACCCACCAGCAGCGCTCGCGCGTCGTCCAGCCGGTCAAGCAGCTGCGCGGCTTCCAGCGGATCTCGCTGCGGCCGGGCGAGACCCGCGAGGTGCGGTTCACGCTGAAGAAGGCGGACCTGGCGCTCTGGGACGTCACCAGGGGCAGGTGGACGGTCGAGACCGCCACCCATGACGTGCTGGTCGGCGGCTCCTCCTCGGCGATCAGGCAGCGCGCGACCCTCCAGGTCGAGGGGGAGCGGATCCCGCCGCGCGAGCTGTCGAAGCCGACGAGGGCGATCGACTTCGACGACTACCAGGGTGTGGAGCTGGTCGACTTCAGCAAGGAGCGCGGTGAGGCCGTGGGCGGCGCGGCCGGGGACTGGCTCGCCTTCCGGGACGCCAGGCTGGGCGGCGCCTTCACGGCCGAGGTGGCCTCCGTGACCGGCGGCTCGATCGAGGTGCGGCTCGGCTCGCCCTCGGGGAGGCTGCTCGGCACGCTCGAAGCCCCTGCGACGGGTGATGTCTACACATACGCTACGGCCATGACACCGATCACTCCGGTCCGTGGCGTCCACGACGTCTACCTCGTCTTCACCGGCGACATCAGGGTCGGCACGTTCCGGCTCGCATGA
- a CDS encoding MFS transporter translates to MTLARLVAVCAVWGVFWGSWSALLPAVQAQVGATTADLGLALAGVPVGAIPAMALTGRLVRGRERLALALATALFALAAAGIGLVTTPLALGLALVGLGATSGALDIALNTATGRAERESGGRLFQPVHAAFPVAVIVAAPATGLARSLGYGPAQVLAVVAVLVLACAVLALGLPLGRGVQPVAESRPKGAWKHAALLGALAAGTLVIENSVEQWSVLLMEDYRAAPTLLASAAPAAYMAALTAGRLTAQAFPRLGLGPLYVLAGFGGGGGIVLAGLAPTALLSLAGFALTGLALGPLLPAMLSRAAVGDENGTLVTAVSTISYAGFVLSPLLVAGLSAAFSLPVALALLGVLAVPLLFGYLTDRSR, encoded by the coding sequence ATGACGCTGGCCAGGCTCGTCGCGGTCTGCGCGGTCTGGGGCGTCTTCTGGGGGTCGTGGTCGGCGCTGCTGCCGGCCGTACAGGCCCAGGTCGGCGCCACCACCGCCGACCTCGGGCTGGCGCTGGCCGGGGTGCCGGTGGGCGCCATCCCCGCGATGGCGCTCACCGGCCGCCTGGTCAGGGGGCGGGAGCGGCTCGCCCTCGCCCTCGCCACCGCGCTGTTCGCGCTGGCGGCGGCGGGCATCGGGCTGGTCACGACCCCGCTCGCGCTGGGCCTGGCCCTGGTCGGGCTCGGCGCGACGAGCGGCGCCCTCGACATCGCACTCAACACCGCCACCGGCAGGGCCGAGCGCGAGTCGGGCGGCAGGCTCTTCCAGCCCGTGCACGCCGCCTTCCCGGTCGCCGTGATCGTGGCGGCGCCCGCCACGGGGCTGGCCCGCTCTCTGGGGTACGGCCCGGCGCAGGTGCTGGCCGTCGTCGCCGTCCTGGTGCTGGCCTGCGCGGTGCTGGCGCTCGGCCTGCCGCTCGGCAGGGGCGTGCAGCCGGTGGCGGAGAGCAGGCCGAAGGGGGCCTGGAAACATGCCGCCCTGCTCGGCGCGCTGGCCGCGGGCACGCTGGTCATCGAGAACTCCGTCGAGCAGTGGTCGGTCCTGCTGATGGAGGACTACCGGGCGGCGCCCACGCTGCTGGCCAGCGCCGCGCCCGCCGCCTACATGGCCGCGCTCACCGCGGGCCGCCTGACGGCGCAGGCCTTCCCCAGGCTCGGGCTGGGCCCGCTGTACGTGCTGGCGGGGTTCGGCGGCGGTGGCGGGATCGTGCTGGCGGGGCTGGCCCCGACGGCCTTGCTGTCGCTAGCCGGTTTCGCGCTCACCGGCCTGGCGCTCGGGCCGCTGCTGCCCGCGATGCTCAGCAGGGCGGCGGTCGGCGACGAGAACGGGACGCTGGTCACGGCGGTCTCGACGATCTCCTACGCCGGGTTCGTCCTGAGCCCGCTGCTGGTCGCGGGGCTGAGCGCGGCCTTCTCGTTGCCCGTGGCGCTGGCGTTGCTCGGCGTGCTGGCCGTGCCGCTGCTCTTCGGATATTTGACCGATCGTTCTCGTTAG
- a CDS encoding SDR family NAD(P)-dependent oxidoreductase → MRFNGKVALVTGGGSGIGRATAQAFAAEGATVVVAGRGAESLTETVKLIEHAGGAASHVVADVSTSDGAAAMVAHAVARHGRLDVAFNNAGVFAGGAVTDLDEETWARVMNANVTSVWLSMKHEIEHMRRNGGGVIVNTASNLGAHKRYGGMAAYIASKAAVSALTKAAALEYIAEGVRVNAVSPGASATAMSLRPGESAEERDERMRSALPVGRVGRLEEIAAAVLYLASAEAGFTVGTDLVVDGGATL, encoded by the coding sequence ATGCGTTTCAACGGCAAGGTCGCGCTCGTCACCGGTGGCGGTTCGGGCATCGGGCGGGCCACCGCCCAGGCGTTCGCGGCCGAAGGGGCCACGGTCGTGGTCGCGGGACGCGGCGCCGAGTCGTTGACCGAGACGGTGAAGCTGATCGAGCACGCCGGTGGCGCGGCGAGCCACGTGGTCGCCGACGTGAGCACCTCGGACGGCGCGGCGGCGATGGTCGCGCACGCCGTCGCCAGGCACGGCCGCCTCGACGTCGCCTTCAACAACGCGGGCGTCTTCGCCGGCGGAGCGGTCACCGACCTGGACGAGGAGACGTGGGCGCGCGTCATGAACGCGAACGTGACCAGCGTGTGGCTGTCGATGAAGCACGAGATCGAGCACATGCGCCGCAACGGCGGCGGCGTCATCGTGAACACCGCCTCCAACCTGGGCGCGCACAAGCGCTACGGCGGCATGGCGGCCTACATCGCCTCGAAGGCGGCGGTGAGCGCGCTGACCAAGGCCGCGGCGCTGGAGTACATCGCCGAGGGCGTGCGCGTCAACGCCGTGAGCCCCGGCGCCTCGGCGACCGCGATGTCCCTGCGCCCCGGCGAGAGCGCGGAGGAGCGCGACGAGCGGATGCGGTCCGCGCTGCCGGTGGGCAGGGTGGGCAGGCTGGAGGAGATCGCGGCGGCCGTGCTCTACCTCGCCTCAGCCGAGGCGGGATTCACCGTCGGCACCGACCTGGTGGTGGACGGCGGCGCCACGCTCTAG
- the sthA gene encoding Si-specific NAD(P)(+) transhydrogenase — MYDFDLLALGSGPGGQKAAIAAAKLGRRTAVVEKTHMLGGVCINTGTIPSKTLREAVLYLTGLNQRELYGASYRVKEEITVADLGMRTQHVMGREIQVIRSQLARNHVTLLRGTGRFLDAHTIGVTGEEERKVTAEKIVIATGTSPARPSTVEFDDRTVIDSDAILHLDRVPETMVVVGAGVIGIEYASMFAALGAKVTVVERRERMLEFCDLEIVEALKYHLRDLAVTFRFGESVAAVERRPRGALTVLESGKKIPADCVMYSAGRQGKTAELCLEAAGLSADERGRIKVDSNYATPVPHIYAVGDVIGFPALAATSMEQGRLAAQHACGEPVADLSELQPIGIYTIPEISFVGKSEDELTRDRIPFEVGISRYRELARGQIIGDSYGMLKLLVSSEDRRLLGVHVFGTGATELVHIGQTVMGCGATVDYLVNAVFNYPTLAESYKVAALDAMNKMRAIARLTAEM; from the coding sequence ATGTACGACTTCGATCTCCTCGCGCTCGGGTCGGGTCCGGGCGGGCAGAAGGCCGCCATCGCCGCCGCCAAGCTCGGCAGGCGCACCGCGGTCGTCGAGAAGACGCACATGCTGGGCGGGGTCTGCATCAACACCGGCACGATCCCGTCCAAGACGCTGCGCGAGGCCGTCCTCTACCTCACCGGCCTCAACCAGCGGGAGCTGTACGGCGCCAGCTACCGGGTGAAAGAGGAGATCACCGTCGCCGACCTGGGGATGCGCACCCAGCACGTCATGGGGCGCGAGATCCAGGTCATCCGCAGCCAGCTGGCCCGCAACCACGTCACCCTGCTGCGGGGGACGGGCCGCTTCCTCGACGCGCACACCATCGGCGTCACCGGCGAGGAGGAGCGGAAGGTCACGGCCGAGAAGATCGTGATCGCCACCGGCACGTCGCCCGCCCGGCCCTCCACCGTGGAGTTCGACGACCGCACGGTCATCGACTCCGACGCGATCCTGCACCTCGACCGGGTCCCCGAGACCATGGTCGTCGTCGGGGCGGGGGTCATCGGCATCGAGTACGCCTCGATGTTCGCCGCGCTCGGCGCCAAGGTGACCGTGGTGGAGCGCCGCGAGCGCATGCTGGAGTTCTGCGACCTCGAGATCGTCGAGGCGCTCAAATACCACCTGAGGGACCTGGCCGTCACCTTCCGCTTCGGCGAGAGCGTCGCCGCCGTCGAACGGCGGCCGCGCGGGGCGCTGACCGTCCTGGAGAGCGGCAAGAAGATCCCGGCCGACTGCGTCATGTACTCGGCGGGCCGCCAGGGCAAGACCGCCGAGCTCTGCCTGGAGGCCGCGGGCCTGTCCGCCGACGAGCGCGGCCGGATCAAGGTCGACTCCAACTACGCCACCCCCGTCCCGCACATCTACGCCGTCGGCGACGTGATCGGCTTTCCCGCGCTGGCGGCCACCTCCATGGAGCAGGGACGGCTCGCCGCCCAGCACGCCTGCGGCGAGCCCGTCGCCGACCTGAGCGAGCTGCAGCCGATCGGGATCTACACCATCCCCGAGATCAGCTTCGTCGGGAAGTCGGAGGACGAGCTGACCCGCGACCGGATCCCGTTCGAGGTGGGCATCTCCCGCTACCGGGAGCTGGCGCGGGGCCAGATCATCGGCGACTCGTACGGCATGCTCAAGTTGCTGGTCTCCTCCGAGGACAGGCGGCTGCTCGGGGTCCACGTGTTCGGCACCGGCGCCACCGAGCTGGTGCACATCGGGCAGACCGTGATGGGCTGCGGGGCGACGGTCGACTACCTGGTCAACGCGGTGTTCAACTACCCGACGCTGGCCGAGTCCTACAAGGTCGCCGCCCTCGACGCCATGAACAAGATGCGCGCCATCGCCAGGCTGACCGCCGAGATGTGA
- a CDS encoding alpha/beta hydrolase domain-containing protein — protein MKTRFGLSRVLALATVVALISPAGWSGGAVADDRGTNRENEAPASVTPGVDRLLPPRVTPIGTFEGVRYVRYSGVFEGQTSTGAFRVPYQITAAQDPRHGNRTVLVEPSHFAIGLGVRDIYLRPRFLFGRGFAHAGIGWSTATFGPGRDKRILDPTVPDVFIAGGVAEGGGRTDNEIIVAFARALAVDWQAKKMLGKVARRYASGFSDASTPLMDLIISGRASKVFDFALPFLTEEPDPQPALRSGRFRGKLIVLNSEADASSALIDRRLVPDRYRFYQVAGTPHVADPPDIPFFSNRTTPASYEPALRAHFLQGDRWVRRGSQPPASYHLRTTGGTGIARDTNGHAIAVDVHGRRVPRLPFVELGEARYTRGFLGSYDRVRSIAELGFGSHARYREAFRRRLSDHAEAGYILPRDAEEMRARAALCPPLTFTQTYRGHYDNFVAIDPC, from the coding sequence ATGAAGACACGTTTCGGGCTCTCCCGCGTGCTCGCTCTCGCCACCGTCGTCGCCCTGATCTCCCCTGCGGGGTGGTCCGGTGGCGCGGTCGCGGACGACAGGGGGACGAACCGCGAGAACGAGGCACCTGCGAGTGTCACGCCGGGTGTCGACCGGCTGCTGCCGCCGCGCGTCACGCCGATCGGGACCTTCGAAGGGGTGCGCTACGTCCGGTACTCGGGGGTGTTCGAGGGCCAGACCTCCACGGGCGCCTTCCGCGTGCCGTACCAGATCACGGCGGCCCAGGACCCGCGCCACGGGAACCGGACGGTCCTGGTCGAGCCCTCTCACTTCGCCATCGGGCTCGGCGTGCGCGACATCTACCTCCGACCGCGCTTTCTCTTCGGGCGCGGATTCGCCCATGCCGGGATCGGCTGGAGCACGGCCACGTTCGGACCCGGCCGGGACAAGCGCATCCTCGACCCCACGGTTCCCGACGTCTTCATCGCGGGCGGGGTCGCCGAGGGCGGCGGGCGGACCGACAACGAGATCATCGTGGCGTTCGCCCGTGCCCTGGCAGTGGACTGGCAGGCCAAGAAGATGCTCGGCAAGGTGGCCCGGCGGTACGCGAGCGGATTCTCCGACGCGTCCACTCCCCTGATGGACCTGATCATTTCGGGTCGCGCGAGCAAGGTGTTCGACTTCGCGCTCCCCTTCCTCACCGAAGAGCCCGATCCGCAGCCGGCTCTCCGCAGTGGCCGCTTCCGCGGCAAGCTCATCGTCCTCAACTCGGAGGCCGACGCGTCGAGCGCGCTCATCGACCGCCGCCTCGTCCCTGACCGGTACCGCTTCTACCAGGTCGCCGGCACTCCGCACGTCGCCGACCCTCCGGACATCCCGTTCTTCTCCAACAGGACGACGCCGGCCTCCTACGAGCCCGCCCTGCGCGCGCACTTCCTGCAGGGCGACCGCTGGGTACGGCGTGGCTCGCAGCCCCCCGCGAGTTACCACCTGCGGACGACCGGCGGGACCGGCATCGCCCGCGACACGAACGGGCACGCGATCGCGGTGGACGTCCACGGCCGGCGGGTTCCCCGCCTGCCGTTCGTCGAGCTGGGCGAGGCCAGGTACACAAGGGGCTTCCTGGGAAGCTACGACAGGGTCAGGAGCATCGCGGAACTCGGCTTCGGCAGCCATGCCCGGTATCGCGAGGCGTTCCGTCGCAGGCTCTCCGACCATGCCGAGGCCGGCTACATCCTGCCGAGGGACGCCGAGGAGATGCGCGCCCGCGCCGCGCTGTGCCCGCCGCTCACCTTCACGCAGACCTACCGCGGCCACTACGACAACTTCGTCGCGATCGACCCCTGCTAA
- a CDS encoding DUF1992 domain-containing protein has protein sequence MTDRFETLIDRQIREAQERGEFDNLPGAGKPIPDRNEAADELWWVKRKLAEENLSMPLPPTLALRKEAYAALAKARETTTEAEVRRILEEINEKIIEGNRKAMSGPPLNLMPYDIEEFLDEWRLTP, from the coding sequence ATGACCGATCGCTTCGAGACGTTGATCGACAGGCAGATCCGCGAAGCGCAGGAGCGCGGCGAGTTCGACAACCTGCCGGGCGCGGGGAAGCCGATCCCCGACCGGAACGAGGCCGCCGACGAGCTGTGGTGGGTCAAGCGGAAGCTGGCCGAGGAGAACCTCTCCATGCCGCTGCCGCCCACCCTCGCCCTGCGCAAGGAGGCCTACGCCGCCCTCGCCAAGGCGCGCGAGACCACCACGGAGGCCGAGGTCAGGCGCATCCTCGAAGAGATCAACGAGAAGATCATCGAGGGCAACCGCAAGGCGATGTCGGGGCCGCCGCTCAACCTGATGCCCTACGACATCGAGGAGTTCCTGGACGAGTGGCGCCTCACCCCTTGA
- a CDS encoding carbohydrate ABC transporter permease has product MNAWEEKPSKLGRLAKGTILTAIAAGVLFPLYMVVLTSLSTQEAVARAGGLVTVPGELSLGAYRELFSGGVVSRAAMVSVGITVVGTLLSVTVTALAAYGLSRPGSVLHRPLLFLVLLTFLFSPGIIPKYLLVSSIGLIDSYWALILPGAVAAFNLVVMRAFFMSIPHEVMDSARIDGASEFTVLRRIVLPMSKGVTAVIAMLYAVGYWNNFFDAVLYLNDNAKWPLQMVLRQYVLQGQSMFVGQGGDTTIAGRALPPDLAIKMSIVVVALLPVLLVYPFVQKHFTKGVIIGAVKG; this is encoded by the coding sequence ATGAATGCCTGGGAAGAGAAGCCCTCCAAGCTCGGCCGGCTGGCGAAGGGGACGATCCTCACCGCCATCGCGGCCGGCGTGCTGTTCCCCCTCTACATGGTCGTGCTGACCAGCCTGTCCACCCAGGAGGCGGTGGCGAGGGCGGGCGGCCTGGTGACCGTGCCGGGCGAGCTGTCCCTCGGCGCCTACCGGGAGCTGTTCTCCGGCGGCGTGGTCAGCAGGGCGGCGATGGTCAGCGTCGGCATCACCGTCGTGGGCACGCTGCTCAGCGTCACGGTCACCGCGCTGGCCGCCTACGGCCTGTCACGGCCGGGCTCGGTGCTGCACCGGCCGCTGCTGTTCCTGGTGCTGCTGACCTTCCTGTTCAGTCCCGGGATCATCCCCAAGTACCTGCTGGTCAGCTCGATCGGGCTGATCGACTCCTACTGGGCGCTCATCCTGCCCGGCGCGGTCGCGGCCTTCAACCTGGTGGTGATGCGGGCCTTCTTCATGAGCATCCCGCATGAGGTCATGGACAGCGCGCGCATCGACGGGGCGAGCGAGTTCACCGTCCTGCGCAGGATCGTGCTGCCGATGTCGAAGGGCGTCACGGCGGTGATCGCCATGCTGTACGCCGTGGGGTACTGGAACAACTTCTTCGACGCCGTCCTCTACCTCAACGACAACGCCAAGTGGCCCCTGCAGATGGTGCTCAGGCAGTACGTGCTGCAGGGGCAGTCGATGTTCGTCGGCCAGGGCGGGGACACCACGATCGCCGGCCGCGCGCTGCCGCCCGACCTGGCGATCAAGATGTCGATCGTGGTGGTGGCGCTGCTGCCCGTCCTGCTGGTCTACCCGTTCGTGCAGAAGCACTTCACCAAGGGCGTGATCATCGGGGCCGTCAAGGGGTGA